The following proteins are encoded in a genomic region of Micromonospora olivasterospora:
- a CDS encoding SigE family RNA polymerase sigma factor, whose protein sequence is MAGRDPLEEEFREFVAARSGALLRTAYLLAGDWATAEDLLQTALTKTYLAWKRLGGIEAIEPYARRVMVNTSTSWWRRRWHGERPTEVLPERAGADEIERQLDRDVLWRHLRALPSRQRAVLVLRYYEDMSEAQTAALLEISPGTVKSQTSRALATLRRRLGEQAALELSGAATEARGAGPAAASGAGGRTVGGPRPAAARTTPRRTVPAPATPPDVPAPPAVRPATPPTEADARPVDALPLPVEVADVVGAESR, encoded by the coding sequence GTGGCCGGCAGGGACCCGCTGGAAGAGGAGTTCCGCGAGTTCGTCGCGGCCCGCTCCGGTGCCCTGCTGCGCACCGCGTACCTGCTCGCCGGTGACTGGGCCACCGCCGAGGACCTGCTCCAGACGGCACTGACCAAGACGTACCTGGCGTGGAAGCGGCTCGGCGGGATCGAGGCGATCGAGCCGTACGCCCGACGGGTCATGGTCAACACCTCGACGAGTTGGTGGCGCCGGCGCTGGCACGGCGAGCGGCCGACCGAGGTGCTGCCCGAGCGGGCCGGGGCCGACGAGATCGAGCGGCAGCTCGACCGGGACGTGCTGTGGCGGCACCTCAGGGCGCTGCCCAGCCGCCAGCGGGCCGTGCTGGTGCTGCGGTACTACGAGGACATGTCGGAGGCGCAGACGGCCGCCCTGCTCGAGATCTCGCCCGGCACCGTGAAGAGCCAGACCTCCCGGGCGCTGGCCACCCTGCGGCGCCGGCTCGGCGAGCAGGCCGCGCTGGAGCTGTCCGGGGCCGCCACGGAGGCGAGGGGCGCCGGCCCGGCGGCGGCCTCCGGCGCCGGCGGCCGTACCGTTGGCGGCCCGCGACCCGCGGCCGCCCGGACGACCCCGCGCCGGACCGTGCCGGCCCCCGCCACGCCCCCCGATGTTCCCGCCCCGCCCGCGGTCCGGCCCGCCACGCCGCCCACGGAGGCCGACGCCCGACCGGTCGACGCGCTGCCGCTGCCCGTCGAGGTGGCCGACGTGGTCGGCGCGGAGAGCAGGTGA